A region from the Drosophila ananassae strain 14024-0371.13 chromosome 2L, ASM1763931v2, whole genome shotgun sequence genome encodes:
- the LOC6500429 gene encoding uncharacterized protein LOC6500429 isoform X3 — protein MSLFRKPKKIQRRVFSSNVDEDGDGTSLDPDAEMEAPSPPIITGKRDKEKSRKPIKTQDDTKPKALLSFADDEDDGEVFQVRKSSHSKKVMRMMDKERRKKKREERAENSGQAGGENGSTQHLESSSGYANPHSDVGIGRSKGASDQSKSKKSDNHMIQTEIRTDDFVVS, from the exons ATGTCGCTTTTTCGTAAGCCAAAGAAAATCCAGCGTCGTGTATTTTCCAGCAATGTGGACGAGGACGGAGATGGGACGTCGCTGGATCCGGACGCCGAAATGGAGGCGCCTTCGCCACCCATTATCACTGGGAAGCGGGACAAAGAGAAGAGCCGAAAGCCAATAAAAACACAGGATGATACCAAACCGAAGGCTCTGCTCAGCTTTGCGGATGACG AGGACGATGGCGAAGTGTTCCAAGTGCGAAAGTCGTCGCACAGCAAGAAAGTGATGCGCATGATGGACAAGGAGCGGCGAAAAAAGAAACGCGAGGAACGGGCGGAGAACAGCGGGCAAGCCGGCGGCGAAAATGGTAGTACACAGCATTTAGAGTCGTCTTCGGGTTACGCCAATCCACATTCAGATGTTGGCATTGGCCGGAGCAAGGGTGCCAGCGATCagagtaaaagtaaaaaaagtGATAATCATATGATCCAAACCGAAATACGCACAGACGACTTTGTGGTAAG CTAG